The sequence TAGAAGAAATACAATGTAGAACCTGGAATGTATTTTTGATTCTCCTAGTAAGAGAATGAAATACAAGGACAATGTATTCTTAGGAGTTTCCTGAAAAGTGTGGGTTTCTAATAAACgtttaaaaagcagaagggaCGAAGGATATCACAAAGAATCAGTAAAACATATAAAGCAGGTTAACCAGAGCTGTCAGTGTGAGAGTTTGAATGCAATACTGCAGTACAAGAATAGGCAGTGTTCTGCTTTTCTATGGTAACAGGCCCAGTGCATAGCACTTGCCATTCATACTGCGGTCCCTTGCAGATATACAAGAGTCAGAATTAAGGACACTGCTTATATCAATACATGGATGATGCACCAACTTGTGAGAATAAGGTGCCCATTCTCAGTTCTTAACAAGATGAAGCGAGAGAACAGTAGAGCCTGAGCATTACGAATCCACCTTACAGAGTTCAGAATGCAAACTTAACATTTGCAGTGATACACAGCTCTTACGATCCTGTTCTTTATGAAGTATTTTGGTAGGGTGGCAAATGCACATTCATGACTGTCCTGAGTCTGAGGTAACAAACTGCACACTTAAGGTCTGCAAAGGaccaaaacaggaaaaaacgACCAACAAGAAATCCACAAATGTAGTAAAAACCACATCCCATCTCAAAACTGGTACAAGATTTTTGCACAGTTAAACTGTATGGATTTACAACTAGCTTAAACAGAACTACCAGCTACTGCTCAAACCCTGTCCTGCTCTCCATCCTTGCAGTGCACCACAACTTGCtggcttgctttccttttcttttttatgtaaAATTTTAGTGTCACAAATTCAAATTTCTTGTGAAATTATGATTCCAAACATACTGTCGCATATATTTCAGTATTCCACTGTCTAAGAAATTCTCATATCATCACACAGAGTATTCCTGGCATCAGGCACAGTCTATGGTGAAGTAAACCCATCTGTAAATGCACAGTCACCAGAGACAGTCTACACAACGTCACCCAGATCCAGGTGGAGCCCAGGGGTCTGGTCTTGGTTCTGACACCCTGTGAAGTCCGGCTCACCTCAAAGCTACTTTAGGATGTTAAGCACACAGTCTTAAAAGCATGTTTATGCAAGAACTTTCTGTTCTGACTACTTGTCTAGCCATAGACCTGGAGGCACTATTCCAGCTCCCCAGATGTTTGCATTAATAGCAGAACTAAACCTCAAATCTGCAATTTAAACTCTAGAATTGCAATTGGAAATGACATTAACTCAGAAACAACtgagagaaatacaaaatgtttgGCTTCCAGTTGGCTTCATTGGCATCTGAGTGGCCAAcacatcttaaaataaataagtactCTGAGAAACATACAAAGCTAGTGTATATACAAGAAATCCTGGTGAAAGATAAAATCTTGTAAATCAAGTGTAACTTCAGcactctgctttttcttctcacgAGTGAACGTTCAGCTGTCATGGCTCATCAAGAAAAAGTGCAGTGCATTAAAAAGTGAAGGACAGCTAAACAATTACCTATATTTCTCTGACTCTTCGCACTctaatttttcagtttctaaatagagaattctttctttttgccaTTCTGCCCCCAACAGACtaatcaattaattaatttagtCCTCAAATCTCTTTACTTAGCTTACAGCAGCAATTCTGAAAGTAAAATTATCAGTTTCATTGACTCTTGTTAAGGAACAGTGTGTGTcttgaaggagaagaaacaagCAGCCATATTCATCCTGGATATACACTTACAAACTCACTGGTTTAATGGCAGAAAACAAGGCATTAATGCAACTGTTCTGCCTTTGCACAACTCCACGTTAATCACAGGTGCTGGATACAGCTATTGTTCTCCTGCATTCATGTCCACTCCTCCCAGCAAGAGTTTTGAGAGTGCTTATTTATGTCTGTAGAACATATCTCTTTAAAATTCTAAGCATCTTTCACAAATAAAGGAAGATCAAGAGGGAGCCCATAAGGTCGAGTAACTCACAGAAAATAGGAATAAACTAGTTGGCCATCTGTACAGCCTGAGTATGGTGCTTCAATATGAAAAGCAATATCTACTGCATGcgatttttttctttctttcttccgTGGCAGTTTGGCAAATACCAGCGTGTCTCAGAGGTACTTCACAGTTAGATCCTAATTGCTATCTGAAGCTCGCTTAGCTTATTTCCCTCCACAGACTGCAACAATACAAGGCAGCAACTGCATTTGccctcttcctgctgccagcctgAAGTTCACTAAGCACTTCTACAGAGGGATCTCAGAACACGCCTGGTTTGTTGTCCAGGAGTTGAGTTAACTATATCTCAGATGGGAATTAATTTATAAAATCATTGCATCTCCACTTAATTCCCCTTGCTGTCACTTGTGAACACgaggagagaaaaaaacctGTTGAACAGTGGAAAATATGTGCCTCTCAGCTTCAGCACAGCAAACTTCTCTGATTTTTGCAGCCAAAACAGAGACAGATTTATTTATCAATTAAAGTCTGATCACTGTTGGACACAAAAGAGCTTCGGAAGCCATCAGGCACAACTCAGCGTCTGTTTTCCAGCCTTTCTTTTCCCGTTGGTAACTCCCAGAGAAACAGATGCTCAGATCACAAAGCAGGTGCTCATTTCAAAACGGGCGGCCAAATTTAACTCGCCAAATTTAGGTTTTTCTAAGGTTTGGTTCTATGGAAGCGCCCTCGGGCTGCCAGCGCCATGACACGCGCAGCACCGAGATGGCGGCAGCGCGGGAACGGCTGCTCCCAACTGCCGCGAGGTGGCAGCGCCGCCCGCACTCACTCGCTCGCCCCCTCTCCAACGGCCATCGCCGCCCGGTCCGCTCACAGATGTGGGGCGGCGGCCAACGAGACTTCTTCCCACCGTTCCCCTCAGCCCGCTTGGGACAGTGGGGCTGCGAGAGAGACTTCGCGGCTGGGGGGCAGGGAGCCCCTTCTACACGGCTTGCCGTGCTTCCACAGCCAACCGCCAGTGCAACGGGAGGAGGAAGACGTTAAAAATGAGAGGGGTGGGGGCGAGAATAAATAGCCAGTGCGGCTTTCAGCAGTCCTGAGGAAGACGGTCCTCATCCAGGGGACAGCATGAGGCAAAGCCTAGCAGGCAGATGGAGCTGGGAATTTGCAGGATGTATAAACTTTGCTAGACCATACTACGTTGCACTCTACAAATGAAGATCAGAATTGAATTAAAGGTAGCAGCTTCATAAAGATGGGTTTCAGTCAGAGCAGTGGGAAGTAAGAACACCAGGAAAAGTtgaagaaattacagaattacagaactgtgggggacctctggagatcatccagtccaaccccctgctgaagcagttccctacagcaggttgcacaggaaagtgtccaggtgggtgttgaatatctccagaggaggagactgCACCACCTCTCTGCACAGCCTGTACCAGcgctctgtcactctcacagtgaagaagttcttcctcgtGTTTGTATGGAGCTTCCTGTATTCCAGTCTGTGcccattgtcccttgttcttccaCTGCATGCCACCAAacagagcctggccccatccacttgactgCCATCCTTTGAATATTAATAAACAGTGAGGAGGTCCCCTCTCagcctctccaggctgaagagttctaggtctcagcctttcctcatacaggagattCTCTAGGCACTTTAACTAAATCCATTAGTTAAAANNNNNNNNNNNNNNNNNNNNNNNNNNNNNNNNNNNNNNNNNNNNNNNNNNNNNNNNNNNNNNNNNNNNNNNNNNNNNNNNNNNNNNNNNNNNNNNNNNNNCCGCAACAAAATGGCGGCGGTGCGCAGGGCCTGCGCTGTTGGTTATGGTCTGGGATTTGATCTGCTTAACGGATAACGAAGTGCCTGGGGTGTGTCTTTTCGTGGATCGGGGGCTTAGCTCCAGTGCCCTTCCGCTGATGATTCCCAAAGTCTTTAGAGTCTTCACTGAGCACATAAAAGCTTATGGAAAAGAACGTTAGTTGTCTTTTTTAAAGATGCCTGTTAATGGGTTACTTTACAGTGGCCGCGAGGTGTCAGAGAAATAATTAGGCCGGTTTTGGtgagcttttgtttttgtgtgctGACAGCTCCAAGCATACCTCATAGAACTACTGACAAAAGGTGAATTTTGGAAACCTCAGCAGCCCTTCAGCGTATGGCTGAAAGCTACGGGTAGTTACTCTGCGGGCACAAGATGGTTGTGCAGTCCTGCTCCTCTGTGTGGTTAGTTTGCTGTTCACACAGAAGCAATTCCTGCTGCCACAGCACAAGTTGGGTCCCTCCAAACAAACACTGTGTGATTCAAAGGGGTTCTGATTTCATTAAAGCAACAAAATTCCTATCTTCTGAATGGAGAAAATGGCAAAATATAATATGCAGAAGAAGGGactggggggaagggaggagaaaaaaaagcaaatactaTTCATCATATTCAGCCCTTGGACTGGACTGCTGGTCTGTCTGGACTGCTTTGGTCTCCAGATGAGCAAAGCATTGTGGTCTCTTGGCCATGGAATGCAGGCTGAGCAGTGTGTAGGTTTGTTAGGGCGTGAGTTTTGCTGGGCTGAAACTAAGACTATCCCAATTGTACAAACTGTAATTGGAGGATTTACAAAAGTTGACGTTTCCCcatcaagtatttttttcactgggctgtcactgcagaagagaagatatTCTCTGCTTTCTAGTTCTGACTTATTAATTCAACACGGCATCACTCAGCATTCAGGGCACTTTTCAAAATGTATCACATTGTGACTTTTTTGGTGTAAACATCAATGGTTGGGATATTTGAAGGCATACAATGTTGTAGCTTTCTGAAAAACGAGTCACCGGTATGGAATTACGCTTACTCCTTCCACAAGAATTATAAAGCTTTGAAGAATGAAGCAGTTCTCCAGACTTACAAGTTTGCTGCTTGATCACCTACATTAACGCTTCCAGGATGTTTTCTTAATCCAGATGGGTGTAGCAGCAGAGGCTAAATATAGGGAGGCCACATCCTGCACTTCAGCTGCTGACAAGGAGCCATTACactctgttatttctgttttccaaaaatCCACAAAGTACCACCAGCATAACTGCTTGAACATCACCAGGGTGAACACTCCAACAAATATGTATTTACCTAACGTCTGTGACATTTTAGCTTTTAGCAAATGCTGTGGGAAACAGAACTATATTTGGCTGACTGCAAAAACAGCCACAAATAACAGGAATGGAAAATACTTGTGAAGACTTCTTTAAGGACCTCCATGCTGATTTGTCCAGAAAACCTGACCGAAAGTATTTATTACCATCCCCTTATGGAAGATAAACTTCAAAAGGAGGTCATGTGGAGTTTAGTCAGATAATGCTCAGAAAGCCCTctaagcaaaataataataatagtgtTAATAACATAATgtgattaaatatatttttaaattattttacaagAAAGGATCTGCAAAGTATAATTGATCCTGGTATCATCCCTGTCAGTGCATTGAGAAGATAAAAATTATAAGCTTTGCTGAAAAATGTTTGCAGtattatcattaaaataaacaatccCCAGTGCTATCATCATAAAACTGCTATATACTGCTCACCATGATGAGAACACTGCCAAAGGTTACATTCACAGTTGCAAAATAAGTAACAGTTTCCACTATCGAAGAAAACTAAGCTACTTTCAGGTACCTGTATAGGATATTCTAGGAAAGTAAAAGTGGGTATGAAGCTTTTCTCCTGTATGCTTCCACGTGTGGGACAGTTTGGTGGCGAGTCTATGATGGTCTTGGGCAGGCCAGACTGGAGAGCTCCTGCTGCCACAGATCCTATAATGtaatttagaaaacagaattgtCTTGGGTCGAGAATCATTTagggtatttttttctgttggagGCTGGGGATTCACTTTTGGCTACAGGATCAGTATTTCTTCCACTAAGGCCGAGAAAGAAATGATGTGAAAACAGTGCTGTTACATTAGCTCATAGTACAAGTTTAGGACACACATCTGGAGCAATTAGCTGGGATCTTCTCAGGAAATCTGGAGCATCTGTGTGGGATGTGTTCATAATAGTGGTGAAGCAACAAGAATGTCATggtaattttttaatatatttatattacaCATCTGCTCAGCTTGAGGTCTGCTGTGCCGTTGCTGTTGCCAAAGCCCTGTGTGTCCTTTGACTTTACGTTCCCAGCATTGTCATGCCTGGTACGGTTCTCCTTTCCATGACAGGATTTCCTGGAAGAGTATCAAAGCCACCTTCGCTCTGATCATTTGTTTGGCAGGGACTTGTCTGCCAAAGTACCCATTCATTCCATCAGATTTCAATCACTCGGGATACAATGTGTTGCTAGCTTTTccagctctgtaactgggagTTTGACAAATGCAGCTTTTTGAAACAGTAAGAGACATTGATGTACATTTCCAGCAGGACAATCAAATAAACCAGAGAATGGTTCAGACTTCCAAATTTATTCCCATTTCCTAATAATCTTAACCAAGCAGTGACCTTTTGATGTTTTTTCCCACcactaattattattttgaatcaACTTTGTAAATTTAAACCCACTTCATTAAATGACAGATAAAACCAGGAAATTTAAGTGAAAAATGCTTCTTACTTTGAGAAGtcacaaaaaatattcttcattcttttctggAGTTGTGAACACTTTTGTTGTGTCCCTGAATGTGATTTTTTCAACTTTCTTAGCCAGAAGTGTTACTTTCTTAGCCAGTATACCCTTACCCAGTAAGGgcaatttatttccatgcagCATCCATCTGGGACCAGGAGGATTCCTGTATGTGGCTCTGTTTTGGCACAGctgattctttttatttcttgtgtaTCTCAGATCTCAGTGTAGTAACCTGGCCTGTGATGGGGACGAGCATCGCATGCAGGCATGAATGGCTTCTCCCCTCGTAACTTTCAATCTCAGAAGCCAAGGGTGGGACAAAATCCCAAGTTTTGTCAGAAGAAagaggtttgtttgttttcttaataaagTATTCTAAAATATCTTCCTGAAAGCTGGGTTTCTGAATGAGCAGCTAGGAAGAAAGCAGGTGATTAGTGTAGTTGCACATGAGGCACAGGTGTGGGGGTGTCACATGAAGGGCACACCTTGTGTAGGTGATGCTATTTACTCATGGGGAGGTGGCTGTAAGACCCCAAGTGCATTGGTTTGGGTCATTATTCCTGTGCTATCTTGGGGACTAGTGAGCAAGATTTCTCCAAAATAGAGGTCCTTCCCAGTAGCCTCATGGAAAGCCAGGGACAGCTGACGGGAAGATTTTTCTTGAGGCATTGCTTATGCACAGTGTACAAAACCTCTTCAACTcttcctgctttctgctggtTTCTAACCCACTGCTAAGTCACAGTCGCTTTCCCCACTTCCTTACCATCAAGGAATAAAGGCTCCTGAGGTGCACACAGGTTGTCtagcaaaacagaaatgcattaagTGAAGCTGGGGTAGGGGCCATTTGAAGGTGATTGCTGCTGACTGCAAAACAACTGGATAACAAGTGGAGAACAAACAGAAGGGCTAATTAAAGGGAATGGTAAGAGCATAGATGGACACTGGATAACACATTGGCCAGGAGCTGCTATCTGTTTAGGTGTGTGATAAAGGGCTTCCTTAGTGAGCAAGTGGCTTCTGTGATACTGCAGCAGTAGCACGCACATTGGGTTGTCCCAGTGAATTATGGAGCAGTCCAGCTGAAAGGTCAGACCGTGAGAGTTTTTCCATCAGCAGTTCTGCTGTTAACCAAACCAGCCTTGGTTTGATGCAGAAGCCAGTTTCAGAAGCTTTTAACCCTTTCCTCTACTGCTGTTGCATTATTCACATACCCAAGATAAAATCTAGCTTATAATGATTTCTGTTCATATGTACAAACCCCAGTAAAAAAAGTTGAACACAATATACACACTGGGAAATATAATCCTGGAATATGTGTCAATGACATGGTTGTTCTGTAGAATAATCCTGCCCACATTTCCCTTAAAAGATCTCTTCCTCTTGATGCGAGCTGTGCCCACGTTGGAGACACTGATTGCTCGTGCTCGAGTTTCATTCTCTTCACATCGGTCAGTGAAAGCAGGCAGGTCCATCTCAACATCAGGATCATGGTAGCAGCCGTCAAAAGCCATTGCTTGCACTGCATCAATATTATACATTCCTGAGGCCTGGCAACAAAAAATAGTTATTGTGAATCTAGCAGGAGCCATTTTAgtaaatgataaataaataaaacagaaaataaacaaagctttCTCTCCAGTGCTGTTCTTCACATTGCAATCACAGGGAGAACGTGGCTGCCTCACAGAGTGCACTTACCTCAGATACTGCTACCTGTGGGGCCCGGCCCTTTGTGCAGCACATGTGCAAATAAAGACATATATGTGACATAACACGCTTGTCTGAGTGACTGTTGCCAGCTGACTTGCATGTGCCCTTGCttgtgaaatagaaaaatcaaactCTGACTCATCTGTAGGTCTCTGGGAAATTACTtcaaacatttctgtgttttttgatAGCAGTATGAAATCGTGTGGGCAACATATGCATCCTTTGTGTGTTCTTCCACTTGTGATATTCCAATGAATGGTTTCACATGCGGGGATATTcttaaaggattatttttttttaatgagtgcTTCATAGAAAGCAAATGTTTGACTTGTAAACATTTCTGCTTCAAGCACGCTTTCATAAAAATGACCTACTCGTTCATCTGGTctcaggacaaaaaaaaagtcattaaacCCATCTGCCTAACTGAAAATGAGGAAGCAGAAGAAGGATAAGTAAACTCTGCTTTACAGGAAACAGGAGGAAACATTGCATGAGTATAGTCTGGGATATATTTCAGGGggaggaaaaagatgaaaacattgTCTTCGTCAATaggaaaactgagaaacaaaatggaaGGTACTTTcctctgagtgaagaaaaataataataatcaggaGTTGTGCTCCCTAATCtctgttaaaagaaaaggaagggagagtAACTTCAGACCTTCTCAAGATCTGAGAGGATGATACATTTCTTCCCTTCAGCCACAAAAAAAGTGTGAAACAGAGGAGAGTCAGAGATTATCACATTTTTGTGTCCGGATTATTCTGTGATGCTTCTAAAGGCAACAAAATGCAGATGATTGTACCTTGCCCCTTTTCTTGAGTTGCTTTCTCTCTTCAATTGTGGTGAGATAGTTCACTGCTGCATATTCAATGACAGAcaggaagacaaaaaggaagCTGATCCATAAATACACATCCACAGCCTTTATGTAAGACACTTGAGGCATTGAGGCACTTACTCCTGTGATGATGGTTGACATTGTCAGCACCGTAGTTATGCCTGCCAAAGAAGAAGGGAAGGTTATCATAATACAGGCCAGGTTCTGTTTATCTCATCACCAATTGCTcagacagcacagctctgtgaagGCAGGTGATTGAGACTGCCTTTAGCTTCACAGGGTCTGAGAAGTAGAGTAAGCCACCTAtcaaaaacaacactgaaacagTCATATCTGCCTCCACTCAGTATGTGCAGTCATAGCTTCAGCCCACCATGTTCGAGCAGTGGGGACACAATGCTGGTGATTCAGCAGTGCAAGGAACACTTTCTATGACAGCTTTTCTATGATTTCTATAGAGCAGTGAAGGCAGGCTTGTGGTCTTGTTTCCCAGAGCCAGTGTCTCTGCTATACACTTTCTCATCCTCAAACTTTACTAATGAGACACCAGTTTCCCTCCCAAGCCCTTCTAAAATTGTACTTCTTGGCTACATATGTCAATCTGTGTGTCTCTGTCATAATATCTTGATTCTAAAAACATTGTGTAGTAAAAGTGCTATATCCACTGACACTACAGAATGTTTGTTGACTTCAGTTTGTCTAGGATTTCAACCTCATCCTTTCAATTTCTACTCCAATATGACCCTATTCATCTCGCTTTGCTGTGTTCTGTCttggagaaaataataattataattaaaagaaaaataaaatcctatcCAGGCCCTACTTTTAATACACTGAAAGTGACGACATCACAGTATCCTCTGTGAGATTGCAGTGGCAAATAGCACGGTCTTTCACTTTTGGGTGTCAGTACAGCCTCTCTCCAATTTTATGCTAATTCAAGCCCACCAGAATATGCAAGagttttccctttctctctgcaAGTTCCTTATGTTGAAGGTTGGAGTTTAGGATATACTTTATAGGAGGAAATCCGtttattaaaaatgtgtgtACTTTAGGCTAGAGAGCTAAGTTTTATAAACTTTGTTGATAACATTGCCTATAAATTATGTATGCTTATGCTAATTGAATGTGTGTTATTCATTAAACTCCTGATGCATAACCTGTTGAATAAACCTATATATAAATTAATGAACATGatcaacaaaaacattttgacaACATTACAAATGACTTACGGAGAAtttcaactttctttttaaacatgaaGTTAAATTTCTTACAAATAAATTGGTAAATGCATTAATAAAACCAAGTATCATAATTTGGTTTTAGatgaatatatttatgtatCTTATATTAATAGTTTTAGACTCCACTAATAGAAAGCCTGATTAATATACCTATAGATAAACATTAAGGACTGCTTGAGTACAtgatattttgtttcttaaacaaAGATTCTCAAAGTTTTCACTTATccaggaaataaaacagcagtCAACTTTTGGAACCAGTCTTGAAGTGATGTCAACTGTCATCACTGAGAAAacaatgttattaaaaaaacccTACAGTAATCAATCTTCTTATTCCAAGCTGTAGTGTTctgaatttaaagaaacaagAGCAGAAAGGTGCCCAACTTACTCTTAGCTTCCACAGCAGCCTGCATGCCTTGTAGGGTTAAGGcaccaaaggaaaaatattcaaaatgccTGAGAAATAAAGGCTTTGCTAACCAGGACAAGTCAGGAAAATGATTCCAGGTTGGTGGGAAGATATCAACTGCTTCTAGAAAGAAAGTGGAGCTACAAAGCTTTTAGATGGATATTGCACTGCCTGTGAAGTGTCTCTCAAGAGCCATGAATTTAGGGATGGATCTGAGTACCTGGGATCAGcggaaaaaatatctttgaaaaagaaaaataaaaaaaatgtaatgaaggAAAACTCTACTCAAGAAATCTGCAGAATTATCTTTTGTTCCTTCTGTGGTGTGTTAGCTGCTAGTACATCAAAGCCAGTCTGAAGAAACATCCAATTTCCAAACATAGAGGTTGACTTAAGGAGTTTGTATAAAATTATTCAGGCAATATATGATACATTTGTCTTGTGTGAATAAGAAGCAAGGTAACTTCAAAATCTCTCCCCTATCCATCCTATACTTCCCAAAAGAATATATGGTAAAGGTTTACCTAGTGATACCCTGGCAGGGACGGCTCTTCTGTCAATCCAAAAAGAAACCCAAGATAGCATCACCATCAGCATGGCTGGGAAATACGATTGtagcacaaaaaagaaaatatgtctCCGGAGTGCAAAGTTTATGAAAAGTCGATTGTACCAGCCTGTTgtaaaaaggagaggaaaaggttGGGGGAGAAAACGAGAACTCTGTTATTTGTGACCTCTGTTTACCAGCCCTGCCTGAGCATCCACATCATTAATAGTAAATACCTACGAAATATCGTTGTCACCCTGCTTTCATATAGTGCTTTTCAAACTGTCCATCCATACCTCATTAAAATACAGATACCTTGGCATAGAAGCGTTACTTCACTATAAATACGTGCCACACGTTTGCCTTGTTGGGATCTGTTTGCCTGCCCAGTGCTGACTTTAAAGGAAAGGGTGCCATCTAGTGACTTTTGGGGCATGCTTTGTGCAGCAAAACGTGTGCTGCTCCGTCTGCCGGGGAAAACTGTACAAAGTGAGGTGGAAAGGTGACATGGTTAGCTGTGCAGCCTCTGCCTTTCCTATACAACTGTAGACAGAAATGAGCCTGCATGGGAATTGTCATGCCATCACAAAGAGT is a genomic window of Meleagris gallopavo isolate NT-WF06-2002-E0010 breed Aviagen turkey brand Nicholas breeding stock chromosome 1, Turkey_5.1, whole genome shotgun sequence containing:
- the GABRR3 gene encoding gamma-aminobutyric acid receptor subunit rho-3, encoding MRKLDSTKVRPLKSEQLLRIEDHDFALRPGFGGSPIPVGIDVQVESIDSISEVDMDFTMTLYLRHYWKDERLSFRSTKNKSMTFDGRLIKKIWVPDVFFVHSKRSFIHDTTVENVMLRVYPDGNVLFSLRITVSAMCFMDFSRFPLDTQNCSLELESYAYNEDDLMLYWKHGNESLSTDEHISLSQFFIEEFSASSGLAFYSSTGWYNRLFINFALRRHIFFFVLQSYFPAMLMVMLSWVSFWIDRRAVPARVSLGITTVLTMSTIITGVSASMPQVSYIKAVDVYLWISFLFVFLSVIEYAAVNYLTTIEERKQLKKRGKASGMYNIDAVQAMAFDGCYHDPDVEMDLPAFTDRCEENETRARAISVSNVGTARIKRKRSFKGNVGRIILQNNHVIDTYSRIIFPSVYIVFNFFYWGLYI